DNA sequence from the Lentimicrobiaceae bacterium genome:
AATTATTTTTCGAGTTTATCAGCCTGCCAACATCAAAAAGGGAAGATTCAACAAGGTTTTCTTTTTTATTTTTAATATATTACGTCGGCGTTCTCAGGTATCCTCCCCTGATTTTTTGCATCATCCCCTTAAATTTTAACTTTTTACCGGCAATTGCTGCAGATTTGCCATATTATCTGTTGCTCAACAGGAAAAGATATCTTTTATCACTGATAAAATAATTAATTCAATTTCAACGCTGTTTAATTACTTTACCTACCTTTGCCGCAATTATTATATTTACTTTCTAAGTAATCGTAATGAAATCCATGTGTATTGCGTATGCAAATACTGATGAAAATAATCTTTGGGCACGTGGAGTTTTTTCGGGTACACGGAACAGTCATCAGGTCATAAAAATTAACTATTAATGAAAAAATTAAATATAGGCGGGTTAACCATTCAGGTGCCTATTATCCAGGGCGGAATGGGAGTAGGTGTTTCATTATCTGGCTTAGCCGTTGCGGTTGCCAACGAAGGGGGAGTAGGAGTAATTTCAGCTGCCGGTCTTGGTCTTGTACATCATAACCCGGCTCTTGATTATCTTGAAGCCAACATTGAGGGTTTAAAGGAAGAAATAAGAAAAGCCAAAGAAAAAACAAAAGGCATTATCGGAGTGAACATTATGGTAGCTATGTCGAACTTTGCCGACATGGTACGTACTGCCATATCGGAAAAAGCTGATATTATATTCTCGGGTGCAGGGCTGCCTATGGAATTACCGAAGTTTTTAAAGCACGACAGCACGACAAAACTTGTGCCCATAGTATCATCAGGTAGGGCAGCAAGGCTGATTTGCGAAAAATGGAAATCAGCGCACAATTACCTTCCCGATGCTATAGTTGTTGAAGGACCCAAAGCCGGAGGACATCTAGGTTTCAGAAAAGAGCAACTGGAAGACGCAAACTATACGCTTGAAAAACTTATTCCTGAAGTTGTTAATGAAGTTAAATATTTTGAAGATAGGTACCATCAGGAAATACCGGTAATAGCAGCAGGAGGCATTTATACAGGCGAAGATATTTTTAACATCATGCAAATGGGTGCAAAAGGAGTACAAATGGGAAGCAGGTTTGTTACCACCGAGGAATGCGATGCCTCAATGGCTTTTAAACAAGCTTACATTAACGCCGACGAAAATGATATGGAAATCATCCAGAGTCCTGTAGGTATGCCCGGAAGAGCTGTCAGTAACAGCTTTATTGATAAAGTAAAACAGGGATTAAAGATGCCTATAAACTGCCCGTTTCATTGTATTAAAACCTGCGATGTGTCGAGCAGTCCGTACTGTATCATTAAAGCTTTATTTAATGCCTATAAAGGCAATATGGAAAGCGGATATGCTTTTGGCGGAAGCAATGCGTATCTGGCAACAAAAATAACTACCGTTAAAGAAGTTTTTAGGGAGTTGGTTATCGATCTGCAAACCGCCATTAACCGGTCGCAGCAAAAAGCCTGATTTGTACTTTCCTTTCTCCACAGTAAGGCAAAACTGGCAGCAATATGCTTTTTTTCTTTTTAACAGTTTGGTTATGGCAAGAAAAGGACAAAGACGGGGTTTCAGGCTATTTTACATATGAGCCTATAATTCCGGCTAACCAGCGATGAAAATTATGAAATCCATCAGGACATGCATACATTAGCATACACTTTCTCGTTATTAAATTGTCTGTATTATTTTTTGCTATTTTTATGGTTTCAGGAGTATCACAGCTTTGTTGTATCCAGATGTTACGAATTCCTTTTGCTATGGCATCGTTAAGCACCTGCAATGTATCGCGCTTGTGAGTAATAATCAAAAGGTTATTAATCCCGATTGGAAGATCCTGTATCCGTGAATAACAAGGCACCCCTTCAATTGTATCGGCATTGGGATTAATCGGGCAAACTGCAAATCCTTTCGATTGCAATATTCTGAAAACATAATTGCCAAATTTCTTAGAATTTCGCGATACTCCTGCAATAGCCAGGTTTTTATCATTGAGAAAAATATCAATTTCTGCTCTTGTATTCACCTTTTAGTTTTTTATGGGTTAAGGAAAAATTCGGATATTTAATTGAAAACATTTAAAATTCAGCTATGAGCTTAACATTCAATTGCCTTGATGTAAGATAATTGGGTACAGCATATTGCCGATTGGTAACATCGGTTACCCAAAAGTAAGAAACCGTATTGCTCACCTGAAGCAGATTGAATATTTCGGCGGTAATCCAGATATTTTTAAAATAGTTGAGAACATTTTTCGGTGGCAATTTAGTGTCTCTGCCCTTGATAAGTTTTGAAAAACCAATATCTACTCTAAAATAGGGAGGAATGCGAAGGGTATGTTTATATTTGGGCGAGTCGGGAGGTCCAAAAGGAAGCCGGCTGCCATACAAAAAGCTAAGATGCATCTTATAGGTAGGATTATTAGGCAGGTAATCCTGGAAAAACAACCCAAAATTGAAGCGTTGATCGGTAGGTCGGGGGATATAGCCAGGATGATGAATAACACTGTCAACAGCTACATTATTCATGGTATATCCTGATATGATTTTTTCTCCCTTGCTGTTAAAATAGTCGTAATAAAAGTCATCTTTAATATCTTCTTCCGTCTGCATCACTGAAAGGCTTGCCCAGGATTCTATTCCGGGAACAAATTCACCGTTTATTTTCATATCAATTCCAGTTGCATAGCCATGTGCGCTGTTGCTAGCATAGTAGCGGATACGTACATTATCCACTTCGTAAGGTACGAGATTATCAAGATATTTATAATAGATTTCGGTAACAAATTTAAACGGGCGTGACCAGACTTGAAAATTCCAGTCGCTACCGGCAACAAAATGCAGTGACGACTGTGCTTTCAAATCGGTATTCAGGTTTCCTTCCAAATCACGCATTTCGCGGTAAAAAGGTGGCTGATAATACAAGCCTGCTGCAAACCGGAACAAAACATCATTTTTCCAATCAGGTTTGAAAGAAATGTTCATACGGGGGCTTACCAAAAATTGCTGGTTCATATCCCAGTATTGTCCGCGTATGCCGGCTGAAAGTGTAAAATGGTTATCGGTATCGAGCGATCGGGAATGTTGTAAAAAACCGATAATCCGGTTGCTGCTGAGGGTATGCTCGCTTCGTAAAGCGCTCTTTAATACAAGGTCGTGGTTAGCCGGAAATACAGCCCCAAGCGAATCGGAAGGAACCGGCAGCGAATAACCGGCTGAATCTATCATCTGCCATTCGCTCAGTTCGTCGGAAATATATTCGTGCTGGTATTTAAGTCCCCATTGCCATGAATTGTCCGATAAAGTAAATATTCCACGATGCTCCGCATTGATGACGTCGGCAGTAAGATAATTCCGGGCATGATTTAAAAAAGAGCCCACCCCCAAAGATTCTACCACCTGATTGTTACTACCTTTCGACTGGTCGGTTTCAAGTTTTCCTATCCAATATTGGCTTAAAATATCATAGGTCTCACTTTCAAGGGAATGAAATGAGGATGCTATAAATTTGAGTTTCAAATTATTGTTAGGTTTATATGTTAAAGTCAGTGCACCTGTACTGGTATTGAAATGGTCCATTTCCTGTCCTTCAAAATAAACCTTAAACCGGAAGGCTTCATCTTGGGTTCCAAAATTAGTTTCACGATCTTTGGGTTTTAATTTATATTGATTACGGGCATAGTATCCCAGGAAAGAAATTTCAAGTTCCTCGTTCAGGTCGTAGGTGATCAACCCCTGCACATCGGTAAACGAGGGCTTGTAGTCGCCTTTGGTCTCGAGGCTGTTTAACAGGTATTGGTTCGATTTTTGCCTGACTCCCAACAGATAGGTTAAGCGATAATTGTGCGAAGCACCTTCGATGTGCATATTTCCTCCTAATAGGCTTCCCTGTACCGAACCGCTTGTTCTTACAGGTTTTTTATATTGAATATCAAGGACAGAAGCCATTTTGTCACCATATTTTGCATCGAAACCCCCGGCAGAAAAAGAAATAGATGAAACTAAATCAGGGTTAAGAAAACTGAGTCCTTCCTGCTGCCCCGAACGGATGAGAAAAGGTCTGTATATTTCTATATCGTTGACATAGACAAGGTTTTCGTCGAAATTTCCACCCCTTACGCTGTATTGCGAACTGAGTTCGTTGTTTGAAGCTACACCCGGAAGGGTTTTAATCAACGATTCAATACCTCCCCCAAGGCTTGGTACTATGGTAGCTGTTTTGGGATCAACCCGGGTTAAATTGGATGTCCGGCTTATAGAGCTTTCCGTTACTACAAAATCGGGTAATCTGATAGACGAGGTGCTTAATACGGGGTTAATGTTGCGGCGTTCGTTGGGTTGCAACATGAGAGGATACACCCGTTTGTCGTAACCTACAAAGGAAATTATCAGGTTTATAGGCTGTTTTGAAGGAATTGAAAGTTCGAAATAACCATTTTTATTGGTGGTGGTTCCTCCGGGCAAACCTTCAATGGAAACATTAACCAGGTCGAGAGGCTTCTTGTTATTGTCGCTTACAATTCCGTAAACGGTAGCTTTTTCCTGGGCAGAACACCAAACAGCAAATAAACTGAAACAAATTATGAAAAGAGTTTTAAATTTTTGCATTAATTATTTTTTCTTTTTAAATTTTCCATCCTTCCATGCTTTGAAAAATTCAGCCCACGCCATGGGATTGAGCAGGTTGTTGGTGGTTACCCCCCCCTGAGAATATAACTTATCATTCTGACTATTCATATAATACAAATAATTTGTGCCTCCATCGGCAAGGTATGGAGTAGTTTCGTTTAAAATACCATGTTCTTTTCGTTCCATCAGTTCAAGGTTGCGGTAGGCTCTTATCATGTCATCTTCAGGAACGTGCAGTTTTACAAAAGCTTGTTTAAACTGTTCGCGGGTTGGCCAGGGATAAATCACGGTTTCGGGAAGAAGCAGCGTGTCGGTACTCATTATCTGGATAAGTGAATAACGATGGGTAGTGATAGTGTCAGGGATAGTAAAATTTACTTTTTTATACCCTACTGCCGAAAAGATTACCGTTTCTTTTTTCCGGGCAACAAAAGAAAAATATCCGTAATAGTCGGATACTGTGCCTCTCCATGTATTTTTTACGGCTATATTGGTAAAAGAAACGGGTTTCAGATTTTCGCCTTCTTCCGTTACCACTATACCCGAAAACTGGATAAGATCGTTATCTTTTGCTGTCTGGGAAAAGCACAAGTTTTTCACAAACAGAAAAAAGAGTAGAAGCCAAAATCCCGGTTTGTATTTTTTCATCAACAGCAAAAGTAAAAAAATTGTGAAACGATTGCTCTGTTCTCTACGTGTATTCAAAGAAAATTCGTTTTTAAAACGAAAGAGGTGTTGTATTATTTCAAAAATCAATAAAAAAGGCTGCTTTTTCAAACAGCCTTTCATGTTTACAGCCCAAATTCCTTTTTAAATGCGTCTACAAAGTCTAATTTCTCCCAGGCAAAAAATTCTACATTTTTAGTATGCCGCTCATTGCCATTGTCTTTTAAACTGCCGTTTACGGGGTTGTAATACACTTCAACTTCTTTTTCATAATGGTCTCTGCCGAAATGCCCGTAAGAAGCAGTAGGCTTAAAAATCGGGTTTTTCAACCCGAAGCGTTTCACAATAGCATAAGGTGTTAAATCGTAAACCTTCATCACTTTTTCGGCTATTTCGCCATCTGTGATTTTTTTATCGTTATTTCTAACATGGGCTGTTTTATTCGTATTAATGTACAAGCCAACGGGTTTTGCAATTCCAATTGCATAAGCAACCTGTACCAATACCTGTTCGGCAACCCCGGCAGCAACAAGGTTTTTGGCAATATGCCGGGCTGCATAGGCTGCAGAGCGGTCAACTTTTGAAGAATCTTTTCCTGAAAAAGCGCCGCCGCCGTGGGCTCCATGTCCGCCATAGGTATCAACAATTATTTTTCTGCCGGTAAGTCCGGTATCGCCGTGAGGTCCGCCGATGACAAACTTGCCCGTTGGGTTTACATACAATTTATAGTCTCCTTTAAACAAGCGTTTTATTCTTTCAGGGATGATTTTTTTCACCCTCGGTATGAGAATTTTCTCAACATCCCGGCGAATTGTTGCCAGCATTTTTTCTTCCGAATCGAAATCGTCATGCTGGGTGGAAATTACGATGGTATCTATACGCTTTGGTTTTCCATTATCGTCGTATTCAACGGTAATCTGCGACTTGCTGTCGGGACGAAGATATTTTATTTTTTTGCCTTCACGGCGAATGGCTGCCAATTCCTGCAGGAAAATATGGGCAAGTTCGCTGGTGAGGGGCATAAAATTATCCATTTCGGTACAAGCATAGCCAAACATCATTCCCTGGTCACCGGCACCCTGCTCTTCGTCTTTTTTTCTGACTACTCCCTGGTTAATATCGGGCGACTGCTCGTGAATGGTGGAAATTATTCCGCACGATTCTGCTTCGAAACGGTATTCGGCTTTGGTGTATCCTATTTCCTTCAAGGTATCGCGAACAACATTCTGTACATC
Encoded proteins:
- a CDS encoding nitronate monooxygenase family protein, giving the protein MKKLNIGGLTIQVPIIQGGMGVGVSLSGLAVAVANEGGVGVISAAGLGLVHHNPALDYLEANIEGLKEEIRKAKEKTKGIIGVNIMVAMSNFADMVRTAISEKADIIFSGAGLPMELPKFLKHDSTTKLVPIVSSGRAARLICEKWKSAHNYLPDAIVVEGPKAGGHLGFRKEQLEDANYTLEKLIPEVVNEVKYFEDRYHQEIPVIAAGGIYTGEDIFNIMQMGAKGVQMGSRFVTTEECDASMAFKQAYINADENDMEIIQSPVGMPGRAVSNSFIDKVKQGLKMPINCPFHCIKTCDVSSSPYCIIKALFNAYKGNMESGYAFGGSNAYLATKITTVKEVFRELVIDLQTAINRSQQKA
- a CDS encoding CoA-binding protein, which encodes MNTRAEIDIFLNDKNLAIAGVSRNSKKFGNYVFRILQSKGFAVCPINPNADTIEGVPCYSRIQDLPIGINNLLIITHKRDTLQVLNDAIAKGIRNIWIQQSCDTPETIKIAKNNTDNLITRKCMLMYACPDGFHNFHRWLAGIIGSYVK
- a CDS encoding TonB-dependent receptor encodes the protein MQKFKTLFIICFSLFAVWCSAQEKATVYGIVSDNNKKPLDLVNVSIEGLPGGTTTNKNGYFELSIPSKQPINLIISFVGYDKRVYPLMLQPNERRNINPVLSTSSIRLPDFVVTESSISRTSNLTRVDPKTATIVPSLGGGIESLIKTLPGVASNNELSSQYSVRGGNFDENLVYVNDIEIYRPFLIRSGQQEGLSFLNPDLVSSISFSAGGFDAKYGDKMASVLDIQYKKPVRTSGSVQGSLLGGNMHIEGASHNYRLTYLLGVRQKSNQYLLNSLETKGDYKPSFTDVQGLITYDLNEELEISFLGYYARNQYKLKPKDRETNFGTQDEAFRFKVYFEGQEMDHFNTSTGALTLTYKPNNNLKLKFIASSFHSLESETYDILSQYWIGKLETDQSKGSNNQVVESLGVGSFLNHARNYLTADVINAEHRGIFTLSDNSWQWGLKYQHEYISDELSEWQMIDSAGYSLPVPSDSLGAVFPANHDLVLKSALRSEHTLSSNRIIGFLQHSRSLDTDNHFTLSAGIRGQYWDMNQQFLVSPRMNISFKPDWKNDVLFRFAAGLYYQPPFYREMRDLEGNLNTDLKAQSSLHFVAGSDWNFQVWSRPFKFVTEIYYKYLDNLVPYEVDNVRIRYYASNSAHGYATGIDMKINGEFVPGIESWASLSVMQTEEDIKDDFYYDYFNSKGEKIISGYTMNNVAVDSVIHHPGYIPRPTDQRFNFGLFFQDYLPNNPTYKMHLSFLYGSRLPFGPPDSPKYKHTLRIPPYFRVDIGFSKLIKGRDTKLPPKNVLNYFKNIWITAEIFNLLQVSNTVSYFWVTDVTNRQYAVPNYLTSRQLNVKLIAEF
- a CDS encoding carboxypeptidase-like regulatory domain-containing protein codes for the protein MNTRREQSNRFTIFLLLLLMKKYKPGFWLLLFFLFVKNLCFSQTAKDNDLIQFSGIVVTEEGENLKPVSFTNIAVKNTWRGTVSDYYGYFSFVARKKETVIFSAVGYKKVNFTIPDTITTHRYSLIQIMSTDTLLLPETVIYPWPTREQFKQAFVKLHVPEDDMIRAYRNLELMERKEHGILNETTPYLADGGTNYLYYMNSQNDKLYSQGGVTTNNLLNPMAWAEFFKAWKDGKFKKKK
- the metK gene encoding methionine adenosyltransferase; amino-acid sequence: MGYLFTSESVSEGHPDKVADQISDALLDEFLRFDPESKVACETLCTTGLVVCSGEVKTKGWVDVQNVVRDTLKEIGYTKAEYRFEAESCGIISTIHEQSPDINQGVVRKKDEEQGAGDQGMMFGYACTEMDNFMPLTSELAHIFLQELAAIRREGKKIKYLRPDSKSQITVEYDDNGKPKRIDTIVISTQHDDFDSEEKMLATIRRDVEKILIPRVKKIIPERIKRLFKGDYKLYVNPTGKFVIGGPHGDTGLTGRKIIVDTYGGHGAHGGGAFSGKDSSKVDRSAAYAARHIAKNLVAAGVAEQVLVQVAYAIGIAKPVGLYINTNKTAHVRNNDKKITDGEIAEKVMKVYDLTPYAIVKRFGLKNPIFKPTASYGHFGRDHYEKEVEVYYNPVNGSLKDNGNERHTKNVEFFAWEKLDFVDAFKKEFGL